One region of Hymenobacter sediminicola genomic DNA includes:
- a CDS encoding aminotransferase class I/II-fold pyridoxal phosphate-dependent enzyme: MDQVWETDQLPGRWLHHDGRRYLYCSGTGYLGIAHNPDFAALLAEGLARYGTNYGSSRNSNLRLRIYAEAEAYLTRWTGAVAALTVSSGYLAGQMAVKALALAGRFEYAPGTHPAAWLTDLPGLSSALRFDDWAEMLLEKLHASPPEPAVIVSNSLDPLRVQHYDFSWTRHLPSDRPLTLLIDDSHGFGVTGPNGAGIFPQLQVPDSVRVVVVSSLGKACGIPGGVVLSSDADFITGLQRSAYFAASSPIVPAYLHAFVRAAPVYTQARQQLAANVRQFSEAVAALDLFQMAEDFPVFYTPNNALCGFLQAQNILISSFAYPTPTDARITRIVLSALHTSQDVAQVAEAVRAFADHMA; the protein is encoded by the coding sequence ATGGATCAAGTATGGGAAACCGACCAGTTGCCCGGGCGCTGGCTTCACCATGATGGCCGACGCTACCTCTACTGTAGCGGCACGGGCTACCTGGGTATAGCCCATAACCCGGATTTCGCGGCTCTGCTAGCCGAGGGGTTGGCTCGCTACGGCACTAACTATGGCAGTTCCCGCAACTCCAACCTGCGCCTGCGCATCTATGCCGAAGCAGAAGCCTATCTGACCCGCTGGACTGGTGCAGTGGCGGCCCTTACGGTGTCGTCGGGTTATTTAGCCGGGCAAATGGCGGTGAAGGCGCTGGCCCTTGCCGGCCGGTTTGAATATGCGCCCGGCACCCACCCCGCTGCGTGGCTCACCGACCTGCCCGGGCTGTCCTCCGCGCTGCGCTTTGATGATTGGGCTGAAATGCTACTTGAAAAGCTGCACGCTAGCCCTCCAGAGCCAGCCGTCATTGTCAGCAACTCACTGGATCCGCTCCGGGTGCAGCACTACGATTTCAGCTGGACCCGACATCTTCCTTCCGATAGGCCGCTCACGCTGCTCATCGACGACTCCCATGGGTTTGGGGTCACGGGGCCTAACGGAGCCGGCATATTCCCGCAGCTGCAGGTGCCCGATTCAGTGCGGGTAGTAGTGGTATCGTCGCTGGGGAAGGCATGCGGCATTCCGGGCGGGGTCGTGCTGTCATCAGATGCCGATTTTATCACTGGCCTGCAGCGTAGTGCGTATTTCGCTGCCAGCTCCCCCATTGTGCCCGCGTATCTGCACGCTTTTGTGCGGGCGGCTCCGGTTTATACCCAGGCCCGGCAGCAGCTGGCAGCTAACGTCCGGCAGTTTAGTGAAGCGGTGGCAGCCTTGGATCTGTTTCAGATGGCCGAAGACTTTCCGGTGTTCTATACGCCCAACAACGCGCTGTGCGGGTTCCTGCAAGCGCAAAATATCCTGATTTCCAGCTTTGCTTACCCCACTCCCACCGATGCACGCATCACCCGCATCGTGCTGAGTGCTCTGCATACGTCCCAGGATGTAGCGCAGGTAGCAGAAGCGGTAAGGGCTTTCGCTGACCACATGGCGTAG
- a CDS encoding class I SAM-dependent rRNA methyltransferase, whose product MPATITLKPGKDQSLRRRHPWVFSGAIGRMQGEVVEGEVVTVQAANGEVLGVGHYAPGSIAVRMLDFGPDAQLPDATFWENRLRNAYQLRQGLGLTGTGSTDVYRLTHAEGDGLPGLIIDVYGDTAVVQAHSAGMYKARPLIAEALQAVIPNLRAIYDKSAETVPAKAAPGAQNGYLFGEGSGQEHVVHENGHPFAVDWETGQKTGFFIDQRDNRSLLARYAPGRRVLNTFCYTGGFSSYALQAGAELVHSVDSSKKAIELTERNAALTGLESKHAAYAEDVFSFMKNSQEQYDLIVLDPPAFAKHLSARHNALMGYKRLNAAGIRQIAPGGLLFTFSCSQVVSAELFEGAVLAAAIEAGRPARILHRLTQPADHPVSLFHPEGEYLKGLVLAVE is encoded by the coding sequence ATGCCCGCTACTATCACGCTCAAACCCGGAAAAGACCAATCCCTGCGCCGCCGCCATCCGTGGGTGTTTTCGGGGGCTATTGGCCGGATGCAGGGCGAAGTAGTGGAAGGCGAGGTAGTGACGGTTCAGGCCGCCAACGGCGAGGTGCTGGGCGTAGGCCATTACGCCCCCGGCTCCATTGCGGTGCGCATGCTCGATTTCGGCCCCGATGCGCAGCTGCCCGATGCCACGTTCTGGGAAAACCGCCTGCGCAATGCCTACCAGCTGCGCCAGGGCCTGGGCCTGACCGGCACCGGCAGCACTGACGTGTACCGCCTCACCCACGCCGAGGGCGACGGCCTGCCCGGCCTTATCATTGATGTGTACGGTGATACGGCCGTGGTGCAGGCGCACAGTGCGGGCATGTATAAAGCCCGCCCACTCATTGCAGAGGCGCTGCAGGCTGTCATTCCAAACCTGCGTGCCATTTACGACAAGAGCGCCGAAACCGTGCCCGCCAAAGCCGCGCCCGGCGCCCAGAATGGCTATCTATTTGGAGAAGGCAGCGGACAGGAGCATGTGGTGCACGAAAACGGCCATCCCTTCGCCGTAGATTGGGAAACGGGCCAGAAAACCGGCTTCTTCATCGACCAACGTGACAACCGCAGCCTGCTGGCCCGCTACGCGCCTGGTCGCCGCGTGCTCAACACCTTCTGCTACACCGGCGGCTTCAGCTCCTACGCCCTGCAGGCCGGCGCCGAGCTGGTGCATTCCGTCGATTCGAGCAAAAAGGCCATTGAACTGACGGAGCGCAACGCCGCCCTCACCGGCCTCGAAAGCAAGCACGCCGCTTATGCTGAGGACGTGTTCAGCTTCATGAAAAACAGCCAAGAGCAATACGACCTGATTGTGCTGGACCCACCGGCTTTTGCCAAGCACCTCTCGGCCCGCCACAACGCCCTGATGGGCTACAAGCGCCTCAATGCGGCCGGCATCCGGCAGATTGCGCCCGGCGGTCTGCTGTTCACGTTCAGTTGCTCACAGGTAGTTTCGGCCGAGCTGTTTGAGGGCGCGGTACTGGCAGCCGCCATCGAAGCCGGCCGCCCCGCCCGCATCCTGCACCGCCTCACCCAGCCCGCCGACCACCCCGTGAGCCTGTTCCATCCAGAGGGGGAGTATCTGAAAGGACTGGTGTTGGCCGTAGAGTAG
- the rbfA gene encoding 30S ribosome-binding factor RbfA translates to MESKRQQKVSSLLQQELAAVFQRDLPHLFPGLAPGISTVRVSPDLGVARVYLSQLLVKEGSGEATLALVRDNQKVVRQALAKRIRQQLRIVPDLVFFLDDSAAYAAKMDQVFGQLSIPAPEPEADEQPGETAPKRPKLFADEDE, encoded by the coding sequence ATGGAAAGTAAACGACAGCAAAAAGTATCCAGCCTGCTGCAGCAGGAATTGGCCGCCGTATTTCAGCGCGACCTGCCGCACCTGTTTCCGGGCCTGGCGCCGGGCATCAGCACCGTGCGCGTTTCGCCCGATCTGGGGGTGGCGCGTGTATATCTGAGCCAGCTATTGGTAAAAGAAGGCAGCGGCGAAGCTACCTTGGCCTTGGTGCGCGACAACCAGAAAGTGGTCCGCCAAGCGCTGGCCAAACGCATCCGGCAGCAGTTGCGCATCGTGCCCGACCTGGTTTTCTTCCTTGATGATTCTGCGGCCTACGCAGCTAAGATGGATCAGGTATTCGGCCAGCTTAGCATTCCGGCCCCGGAGCCTGAAGCCGACGAGCAGCCCGGCGAAACCGCGCCCAAACGCCCCAAGCTCTTCGCCGACGAAGACGAGTAG
- a CDS encoding class I SAM-dependent methyltransferase produces the protein MHYDPIKRSLGEVFNRTPLLRRLFYHLLDLLLLRTWHVHRELRQWAKGRTSEALNILDAGSGYGQYTYWLSGMSAKWNILAVDVKDEQIADSNKFFREIGRTNVQFAVQDLVLYQEPNTFDLALSVDVMEHILEDVEVFRNIHASLKDGGMLLISTPSDQGGSDVHSDGETSFIEEHVRDGYNIHEIQQKLRTAGFERIEARYSYGESGQISWRLSMKYPILMLGQSKLFFVLLPFYYLITFPFCLLLNWLDARTMHDSGTGLIVKAWK, from the coding sequence TTGCATTACGACCCCATTAAACGCTCCCTGGGCGAAGTTTTTAACCGGACGCCGCTGCTGCGCCGCCTGTTCTATCATCTGCTCGATCTGCTGTTGCTCCGCACCTGGCATGTGCACCGCGAGTTGCGGCAGTGGGCCAAAGGCCGAACCAGTGAAGCCCTGAATATTCTGGATGCCGGCTCCGGCTATGGCCAGTATACTTACTGGCTGTCGGGGATGAGTGCCAAGTGGAACATCCTGGCCGTTGATGTGAAAGACGAGCAGATTGCCGATTCCAACAAGTTCTTTCGCGAGATTGGGCGCACCAACGTACAGTTTGCCGTGCAGGATCTGGTACTGTATCAGGAGCCCAACACCTTCGACCTAGCCCTGTCGGTAGACGTAATGGAGCATATTCTGGAAGACGTGGAAGTGTTCCGTAATATACACGCCTCGCTCAAAGACGGCGGTATGCTGCTCATTTCCACGCCCTCCGACCAAGGTGGCTCCGATGTGCACTCCGACGGCGAAACCTCTTTCATTGAGGAACATGTGCGCGACGGCTACAACATCCATGAGATTCAGCAGAAGCTGCGCACTGCCGGCTTCGAGCGGATTGAAGCCCGCTACAGCTACGGCGAGTCGGGCCAGATTTCGTGGCGCCTGAGCATGAAATATCCTATTCTAATGTTGGGCCAGTCGAAGCTGTTTTTTGTGCTGCTTCCCTTCTATTATCTCATTACGTTCCCGTTCTGCCTGCTCCTCAACTGGCTCGATGCCCGCACGATGCACGATTCTGGCACCGGCCTCATCGTGAAAGCCTGGAAGTAA
- a CDS encoding DEAD/DEAH box helicase — protein MKVSTSQPFQIVYSLLEHEYLGYLFESYVVQRNPKGQLTLQHQTVSAKNAPEFADGLDETDFELVALTDQIQQDAVIKEFWPKKTTPADFFLKIYDPEKGDKALQDVICRYVQERMGQILERLQGKYVFIMGKDGEPTWREMEIAPEPASVLFHFRRNDDSTHYFPTIQYQNQKLDFQYKNAVIICEQPAWLLLNNVLYHFRNDVDGRKIKPFLNKKFIVIPRQVEESYFQRFVAPLVESFDVHARGFDIRSERYVARPQLTFSDAPTATVVEEVRPTRRALADSGGVAVASAAISDHIHFDLSFRYGDHTIHNGYDKRVCVKLEKKEDNYIFHRLVRNLDREQEIIRELADRALEVRNGRAVLEKATAFRWLHHHADELARMGFTVHQGSTSGKDYFIGSVSVEVGITEATDWFDVRGTVRFGEFEIPFIKLRPYILQRRHEFRLPNGQIAIIPDEWFTQYLELFAFAEEQAHSLTLRKHHLALVSDLQNGNLATVIISRKLEKLRGFESVEDQPMPVGFRGELRPYQKAGYNWLHFVKDYHFGGCLADDMGLGKTIQTLALLLQRKESGEAGGAASLLAMPTSLVYNWLSEAQKFTPDLRILTYTGTYRDKNVAQFADYDVVLTSYGIVRLDAELLKTYKFDYVILDESQAIKNPGSTTSHAVRGLHSRHRLILTGTPVENSTMDLWSQMSFINPGLLGTQTFFRKEFLKPIEKGKDEGRTRKLHALIKPFILRRHKAQVARELPDKIEHLSYCPMTEEQTHAYEETKSYYRNKILRNIEEHGTASTQFMLLQGLTKLRQIANHPRMADETYEHESGKLREVIRMIKSVVSEGHKVLVFSQFVKHLDIVRASLDERQIDYAYLDGNTRERHKVVNRFQEDEKLRVFLISLKAGGVGLNLTAADYVFILDPWWNPAVEAQAIDRAHRIGQQKTVFTYKFITKSTVEEKILALQNKKIQLVTDLITTDEAIIKSLTKEDIEELLG, from the coding sequence ATGAAGGTTTCCACTTCTCAACCTTTTCAAATTGTTTATTCGCTGCTTGAGCACGAGTATTTAGGATATTTATTTGAGTCTTACGTAGTTCAGCGTAATCCCAAGGGCCAGCTTACCTTACAGCACCAGACTGTTTCTGCCAAAAATGCCCCGGAGTTTGCCGATGGCTTGGATGAGACGGACTTCGAGTTAGTAGCCCTCACCGACCAGATTCAGCAGGATGCCGTCATTAAAGAATTCTGGCCGAAAAAAACTACTCCCGCCGACTTCTTCCTGAAAATTTACGACCCGGAGAAAGGCGACAAAGCCCTTCAGGATGTTATCTGCCGCTACGTGCAAGAGCGAATGGGCCAGATTCTGGAGCGGCTGCAGGGCAAATACGTCTTCATTATGGGCAAAGACGGCGAACCGACCTGGCGTGAGATGGAAATAGCGCCGGAACCGGCCTCAGTTCTGTTCCACTTCCGCCGCAACGACGACAGCACGCACTATTTCCCCACGATTCAGTATCAGAACCAGAAACTCGATTTCCAATATAAGAATGCCGTTATTATATGTGAACAGCCAGCTTGGCTGCTCCTGAACAACGTACTCTACCACTTCCGCAATGATGTAGATGGCAGGAAGATCAAGCCCTTCCTCAACAAGAAGTTTATTGTTATTCCGCGGCAGGTAGAGGAAAGCTATTTTCAGCGCTTTGTCGCGCCGCTGGTCGAGTCGTTTGATGTGCATGCGCGCGGCTTCGATATTCGCTCGGAGCGCTACGTAGCTAGGCCACAGCTCACTTTCTCAGACGCGCCTACCGCCACTGTTGTGGAGGAAGTGCGCCCTACCCGCCGGGCCCTTGCGGACTCCGGCGGTGTTGCAGTTGCATCAGCCGCCATTTCCGACCACATCCACTTCGACCTCAGCTTCCGCTACGGCGACCATACCATCCATAATGGCTACGACAAGCGGGTGTGCGTTAAGCTGGAGAAGAAAGAGGATAACTACATCTTCCACCGCCTCGTGCGCAACCTCGACCGGGAGCAGGAGATTATCCGGGAGCTGGCCGACCGGGCACTGGAAGTGCGCAACGGCCGGGCGGTGCTGGAAAAAGCCACTGCCTTCCGCTGGCTGCACCACCACGCCGACGAGCTGGCCCGCATGGGCTTTACGGTGCACCAGGGCAGCACGTCCGGCAAAGACTACTTCATTGGGTCGGTGAGCGTGGAAGTGGGCATTACAGAGGCCACCGACTGGTTTGACGTACGCGGGACGGTGCGTTTTGGCGAGTTCGAAATTCCGTTCATCAAGCTGCGGCCCTATATTCTGCAGCGCCGCCACGAGTTCCGGCTGCCCAATGGGCAGATTGCCATTATCCCGGATGAGTGGTTTACGCAGTATTTAGAGTTGTTTGCCTTTGCCGAGGAGCAGGCGCACAGCCTTACCCTGCGCAAGCACCACTTGGCGCTGGTATCAGACCTGCAAAATGGTAATCTGGCTACCGTCATTATTAGCCGCAAGCTGGAAAAGCTGCGCGGGTTTGAGTCGGTAGAGGACCAGCCAATGCCGGTGGGCTTCCGGGGCGAGCTAAGGCCATATCAGAAGGCAGGCTACAACTGGCTGCACTTCGTGAAGGACTACCACTTCGGCGGTTGCTTGGCCGATGATATGGGCCTGGGCAAAACGATTCAGACACTGGCGCTGTTGCTGCAACGCAAGGAAAGCGGCGAGGCTGGCGGTGCAGCTTCCCTGCTGGCCATGCCTACATCACTGGTATACAACTGGTTGAGCGAGGCTCAGAAGTTCACACCCGACCTACGCATCCTGACCTACACCGGCACCTACCGCGACAAAAACGTAGCGCAGTTTGCCGACTACGACGTGGTGCTGACCAGCTACGGCATTGTGCGGCTGGATGCCGAACTGCTGAAAACCTACAAGTTCGACTACGTGATTCTGGACGAGTCGCAGGCCATCAAGAATCCGGGCTCTACCACTTCGCACGCCGTGCGCGGGCTGCACTCACGCCACCGCCTGATTCTGACCGGCACGCCCGTCGAAAACAGCACGATGGACCTCTGGTCGCAGATGTCGTTTATTAATCCGGGTTTGCTAGGCACGCAGACGTTTTTCCGCAAGGAATTCCTTAAGCCAATTGAGAAAGGCAAGGATGAAGGACGCACCCGTAAGCTGCACGCTCTTATCAAGCCCTTCATTCTGCGCCGCCACAAGGCCCAGGTAGCCCGCGAGTTGCCCGACAAGATTGAGCACCTCAGCTACTGCCCCATGACTGAGGAGCAGACTCACGCCTACGAGGAAACCAAGAGCTACTACCGCAACAAGATTCTGCGCAACATTGAGGAGCATGGCACCGCCAGCACTCAGTTTATGCTGCTGCAGGGCCTGACCAAGTTGCGGCAGATTGCCAACCACCCACGCATGGCCGATGAGACCTATGAGCACGAATCGGGCAAGCTGCGTGAGGTAATCCGGATGATTAAGAGTGTGGTTTCCGAAGGCCACAAGGTCTTGGTGTTCAGCCAATTCGTAAAACACCTAGATATTGTGCGGGCTTCGCTTGATGAGCGGCAGATTGACTACGCTTACCTCGACGGCAATACGCGGGAGCGGCACAAAGTGGTGAACCGTTTCCAGGAGGACGAGAAGCTGCGCGTGTTTCTGATTTCGCTGAAAGCGGGCGGCGTGGGACTCAACCTTACTGCCGCCGACTATGTGTTCATTCTGGACCCATGGTGGAACCCGGCCGTGGAAGCGCAGGCCATTGACCGGGCCCACCGCATCGGGCAGCAGAAGACGGTATTTACTTACAAGTTCATCACCAAGAGCACAGTAGAAGAGAAAATCCTGGCCCTGCAAAACAAGAAAATTCAGCTTGTCACGGACTTGATTACCACTGACGAAGCCATTATCAAGAGCCTGACTAAGGAGGACATAGAGGAACTGCTGGGCTGA
- a CDS encoding SRPBCC family protein yields MHFLLRTHVAATPAQVWAGFTRELFLDLAPPFPPFHLLRFDGCHRGDEVHLELGAGPLRQLWTSLITDHGTQPDGTYFFVDEGQTLPKPLRFWRHRHLLQPAPDGGTFIVEDLEYRSPFRWLDTLLYPAMWAQFAWRRPIYRRYFGRPGAGVRISEPGTP; encoded by the coding sequence ATGCACTTTCTCCTTCGCACCCATGTGGCGGCTACACCTGCGCAGGTGTGGGCTGGCTTCACCCGGGAGCTGTTTCTAGATCTGGCACCCCCGTTTCCGCCGTTTCATCTGCTTCGTTTCGATGGCTGCCACCGCGGCGACGAGGTGCATCTGGAGCTAGGCGCGGGGCCGCTCCGGCAACTCTGGACCTCGCTCATCACCGACCACGGCACCCAGCCCGACGGCACGTATTTCTTTGTGGATGAAGGCCAGACGCTGCCAAAGCCGTTGCGCTTCTGGCGGCACCGCCACCTGCTGCAGCCCGCCCCCGATGGCGGCACATTCATTGTGGAAGACTTGGAGTACCGCAGCCCGTTCCGGTGGCTCGACACACTGCTGTACCCAGCTATGTGGGCGCAGTTTGCCTGGCGACGCCCCATCTACCGGCGCTATTTCGGCCGGCCGGGCGCTGGCGTACGTATTTCGGAGCCGGGCACTCCCTGA
- the tatC gene encoding twin-arginine translocase subunit TatC, producing MNNEHPVLGEPQEMSFIDHLEALRWHIIRAAIAIVVFTTAAFLAKDFLFHDLILGPSRADFWTYRLFNQVGEWLSLPGLHMDKPSFDLQNRQMSGQLTMHISTSFVVGLALAFPYTFWEIWRFVKPGLYPHEQANSRGAVFFVSVLFIIGLLFGYYIAAPLSINFLASYQLDATIENQIDLQSYISTLTTMSLSCAFVFELPMIVFFLAKAGLITPEIMRLYRKHAIVVVLIIAAIITPPEITSQIIVTIPIVLLYEVSISIAAVVGRNRTKQLNERLAENNGVA from the coding sequence TTGAACAACGAACATCCTGTGCTGGGCGAACCCCAGGAAATGTCCTTCATCGACCATCTGGAGGCGTTGCGCTGGCACATCATCCGCGCGGCCATTGCTATTGTGGTCTTTACCACGGCGGCATTTCTGGCCAAGGACTTCCTGTTTCACGACCTGATTCTGGGTCCTTCCCGCGCTGATTTCTGGACCTACCGCCTCTTCAATCAGGTGGGCGAGTGGCTCAGCCTGCCTGGTCTGCACATGGACAAGCCGTCGTTTGATCTGCAAAACCGCCAGATGAGTGGGCAGCTGACCATGCACATCAGCACCTCGTTTGTGGTAGGCTTGGCGCTGGCATTTCCGTATACATTCTGGGAAATCTGGCGCTTCGTGAAGCCGGGCTTGTACCCGCACGAGCAGGCCAATTCGCGCGGAGCGGTGTTCTTCGTGTCGGTGCTGTTCATCATCGGGCTGCTGTTCGGCTACTACATTGCCGCACCGCTTAGCATCAACTTCCTGGCTTCGTATCAGCTCGATGCCACCATCGAAAACCAGATTGACCTGCAGAGCTACATCAGCACGCTCACCACCATGTCGCTTTCGTGCGCCTTCGTGTTCGAGTTGCCGATGATTGTGTTCTTTTTGGCTAAAGCCGGCCTGATTACGCCGGAAATCATGCGGCTGTACCGCAAGCACGCTATTGTGGTAGTGCTCATTATTGCCGCCATCATTACGCCGCCCGAAATCACCTCTCAGATCATCGTCACGATTCCGATTGTGCTGCTCTACGAGGTCAGCATCAGTATAGCGGCTGTAGTGGGCCGCAACCGCACCAAACAGCTCAACGAGCGGCTGGCTGAGAACAACGGCGTCGCGTAA
- a CDS encoding ABC transporter permease, whose protein sequence is MDVPLLIARRYFSSKKKRNIISIISNISMIGVAVGTMALIIVLSVFNGLEDLVRTLYGKSDPDLLVTAVQGKSFPVDEKTLEELRRIRGVGLLTEVIEDNALLQYHDRQMVVKMKGVSENYYTQSNIDSAIVEGDHRLRRGGEPYALLGAGVQHELSIALNNRFAPLHLLYPRNTGKKTLSLNPETAFTEKTITAGGVFLIEQHIDDSYIFVPLEFAEELLNYGDRRTALEVNVGDQHDIQEVKAVIKKHLGSKFKVLDSDEQHVSLLKAIKVEKMFVFITFAFILLIASLNIFFSLSMLVIDKRKDVAILLAMGATPRDIRRIFLLEGAIVALVGAVTGLALGITICWLQQTFHIVSMGMATSVVDSYPVKMQFADIVLTGLAIIVITIAVSIRPALNAAKLDVRENL, encoded by the coding sequence ATGGACGTTCCGTTGCTCATTGCCCGGCGTTACTTTTCCTCGAAGAAGAAGCGCAACATCATCAGCATCATCTCCAACATCTCCATGATTGGCGTGGCGGTGGGCACGATGGCGCTGATTATTGTGCTGTCGGTATTCAACGGACTGGAGGATCTGGTACGCACGCTCTACGGCAAATCGGACCCCGATCTGCTGGTGACAGCCGTGCAGGGCAAGTCGTTTCCGGTGGACGAAAAAACGCTGGAAGAGCTTCGCCGAATCCGCGGTGTTGGTCTGCTCACCGAGGTTATTGAGGACAATGCCCTGCTGCAATACCACGACCGCCAGATGGTGGTGAAAATGAAGGGTGTTTCGGAGAACTACTACACCCAGAGCAACATCGACTCGGCCATTGTAGAAGGTGACCACCGCCTGCGCCGCGGTGGCGAGCCATATGCGCTGCTAGGGGCCGGCGTGCAGCACGAGCTTAGCATTGCCCTCAACAACCGCTTTGCGCCGCTCCATTTGCTCTACCCGCGCAATACGGGGAAGAAAACGCTTTCACTCAACCCAGAAACCGCCTTCACCGAGAAAACCATCACGGCCGGCGGCGTCTTTCTGATTGAGCAACACATCGACGACAGCTATATTTTCGTGCCGCTTGAGTTTGCCGAAGAGCTACTCAACTACGGCGACCGGCGCACCGCTCTGGAGGTGAACGTGGGGGACCAGCACGATATTCAGGAGGTGAAGGCCGTCATCAAAAAGCATCTGGGGTCGAAATTCAAGGTTCTGGACTCCGATGAACAGCATGTGAGCCTGCTGAAGGCCATCAAGGTGGAAAAGATGTTCGTGTTTATCACCTTCGCCTTCATTTTGCTTATTGCCTCGCTCAACATCTTCTTTTCGCTGTCGATGCTGGTTATCGATAAGCGTAAGGATGTGGCTATTCTGCTGGCTATGGGCGCGACCCCGCGCGACATCCGCCGCATTTTCCTGCTAGAAGGTGCCATTGTAGCGCTGGTAGGTGCCGTCACAGGCTTGGCCTTGGGTATCACGATCTGCTGGCTCCAGCAGACGTTCCACATCGTGAGCATGGGCATGGCCACGAGCGTTGTAGACTCCTACCCCGTGAAGATGCAGTTCGCGGACATTGTGCTTACTGGTCTGGCGATTATCGTCATCACCATTGCCGTTTCGATACGGCCCGCACTGAACGCCGCCAAGCTCGACGTCCGCGAAAACCTGTAA
- the rpiB gene encoding ribose 5-phosphate isomerase B: protein MPDHNTIALGSDHAGFEYKQMLLNWLRDNGYEVRDFGTYSADSVDYPDFVHPLATAITAGELERGILVCGSANGVCITANKHRGIRAAIAWEPELAELARQHNDANIICVPARFVSEENARAIVSQFLNTAFEGGRHQNRVNKIDC, encoded by the coding sequence ATGCCCGACCACAATACCATTGCCCTCGGCTCCGACCATGCCGGCTTCGAATACAAGCAGATGCTACTGAACTGGCTCCGCGACAACGGCTACGAAGTCCGCGACTTTGGCACCTATTCCGCTGACTCAGTAGACTACCCGGACTTTGTGCATCCACTGGCCACGGCCATTACGGCGGGTGAGCTGGAGCGCGGCATTCTGGTGTGTGGCTCGGCCAATGGCGTGTGCATCACGGCCAATAAGCACCGGGGTATCCGCGCGGCCATTGCCTGGGAGCCGGAGCTGGCTGAACTGGCCCGCCAGCACAACGACGCCAACATCATTTGTGTGCCGGCCCGCTTTGTGAGCGAGGAAAATGCCCGCGCTATTGTCAGTCAGTTCCTCAACACGGCCTTTGAAGGCGGCCGTCATCAGAACCGTGTCAACAAGATTGATTGCTGA
- a CDS encoding prohibitin family protein: MAEFQLNPSRNWLKPLVFVGLLLLALIAGCSLIKVERIDAGNVGIKVNLAGSGRGVDDITYTTGWVFYSPLSTAVYEFPVYTQHKEYEEFEVQSKDGSGFGVAPSLNYFIQSDKVDDIFRQYRRPLPAIEDGFLKTAVYEAYRVATNRYTADSLISNRGSYEAQVKANLIGQLQAMGFTVQQITTKLEPPASLKAAIDAKNTAVQTGLQTENRIRQAEAQARINIAEAEGRAKAIRIAADAQAYANEKQQQSLTPLLVQMRWIEAWEKGGSNVPTYTSGSGGSQFLMQMPTPGAK, translated from the coding sequence ATGGCCGAATTTCAACTAAACCCTAGCCGCAACTGGCTGAAGCCGCTTGTATTCGTTGGGCTACTGCTACTGGCCCTGATAGCAGGCTGCAGTCTGATAAAAGTGGAGCGCATTGACGCCGGCAACGTGGGCATCAAGGTGAATCTGGCCGGTTCTGGTCGGGGCGTCGACGATATTACCTACACCACCGGCTGGGTGTTTTATAGCCCGCTGAGTACGGCCGTGTATGAGTTTCCGGTGTACACGCAACATAAAGAATACGAGGAGTTTGAGGTGCAGAGCAAAGACGGCTCCGGTTTTGGTGTGGCGCCCAGCCTCAACTACTTCATTCAGTCGGATAAGGTGGACGACATCTTCCGGCAGTACCGGCGTCCGCTGCCAGCCATTGAGGACGGCTTTCTGAAAACGGCCGTGTACGAGGCCTACCGCGTGGCTACCAACCGCTACACCGCCGACAGCCTCATCAGCAACCGGGGCAGCTACGAGGCGCAGGTGAAAGCCAACCTCATTGGGCAGCTGCAGGCAATGGGCTTTACCGTGCAGCAAATAACCACCAAGCTGGAGCCGCCGGCCAGCCTCAAAGCCGCCATCGATGCCAAGAACACGGCCGTGCAGACTGGCCTGCAAACCGAAAACCGCATCCGGCAGGCCGAGGCGCAGGCCCGCATCAACATTGCCGAAGCCGAGGGCCGGGCCAAAGCCATCCGCATTGCCGCCGACGCCCAGGCCTACGCCAACGAAAAGCAGCAACAATCACTCACGCCGCTGCTGGTGCAGATGCGCTGGATTGAGGCTTGGGAGAAAGGCGGCAGCAATGTACCCACTTATACTTCTGGTAGCGGAGGAAGCCAGTTCCTGATGCAAATGCCCACCCCGGGCGCTAAGTAG